From Methylocystis heyeri, one genomic window encodes:
- a CDS encoding Fic family protein produces the protein MHYQFEAIHPFTDGNGRTGRVLNLLFLVEQGLLEIPVLYLSRYIIDNKKKYYDGLLAVTTEGAWEPWILFMLAAVRETASWSTDRIRSIRKLLDKTAERLRREAPKIYSRELAEIIFVNPYCRIADLVAAGIAKRQSASVYLKTLAGLGLLSEIEAGREKIYTNPPLLMLLSERGASESASR, from the coding sequence ATGCACTACCAGTTCGAGGCTATTCATCCATTCACCGACGGCAACGGCCGAACCGGGCGGGTTCTCAATCTGTTATTCCTCGTCGAACAGGGCCTGCTTGAGATCCCGGTCCTCTATCTGAGCCGCTACATCATTGATAACAAGAAGAAATATTATGATGGCCTGCTTGCCGTCACGACGGAGGGCGCATGGGAGCCATGGATATTGTTCATGCTCGCCGCGGTGCGCGAGACTGCATCCTGGTCGACGGACAGAATCCGCTCCATCCGCAAGCTCCTCGACAAGACGGCGGAACGACTCCGGCGCGAGGCGCCCAAGATTTATTCTCGTGAGCTCGCCGAGATCATATTCGTCAATCCCTACTGCCGCATCGCTGATCTCGTCGCCGCCGGGATCGCTAAGCGCCAGTCAGCCTCTGTCTACCTTAAGACGCTCGCTGGTCTCGGATTGCTCTCGGAAATCGAGGCCGGAAGGGAGAAAATCTACACAAATCCTCCTCTGCTGATGTTGCTCTCCGAGCGAGGCGCTTCGGAAAGCGCTTCCAGATGA
- a CDS encoding recombinase family protein: MTHSSAKGRLIGYARVSTEDQATDAQVDALKAAGCAEIFREHMSGAKTSRPELAKALARVRRGDVLVVARLDRLARSLSHLLSVIAELDAKGAGFKSVADPIDTTTPQGRFALQVLGAVAELERALIQERTKDGLRTAKRRGRVGGNPKLRAGDRDAIKQIADAKAQAYFERVNRTAEHWLPIVREMRPTHRWQDVVRVLNARREPANGAPLPHWNVERLKRAVKRFVAEGLADPVLLQPAGRKFSSERLVTLVAGVKRANPELTLAQIGAQLEAMYERTPRGGTRWSPSSVKSLLDRAETLGLLGSETV, from the coding sequence ATGACGCATTCAAGCGCCAAAGGACGGCTGATCGGCTACGCCCGTGTTTCGACGGAGGACCAGGCGACCGACGCTCAGGTCGATGCGCTGAAGGCCGCCGGCTGCGCTGAAATCTTTCGCGAGCATATGTCGGGCGCCAAGACCTCACGGCCGGAGCTGGCCAAGGCGCTCGCGCGGGTGCGGCGCGGCGACGTCTTGGTGGTGGCCAGACTCGACCGGCTGGCGCGCTCGCTGTCGCATCTCCTCTCGGTCATCGCCGAGCTCGACGCCAAGGGCGCAGGCTTTAAGTCGGTCGCCGATCCGATCGACACCACGACGCCACAGGGGCGGTTCGCGCTGCAGGTGCTCGGCGCCGTCGCCGAACTCGAACGGGCGCTGATCCAGGAGCGCACCAAGGACGGGTTGCGCACCGCCAAGAGACGCGGCCGCGTCGGCGGCAATCCCAAACTGCGCGCCGGCGACCGTGACGCCATCAAGCAAATTGCCGACGCCAAGGCCCAGGCCTATTTCGAGCGCGTCAACCGAACTGCCGAACATTGGCTGCCGATCGTCAGAGAAATGCGCCCCACTCACCGTTGGCAGGATGTCGTTCGCGTGCTCAACGCGCGGCGTGAGCCAGCGAACGGCGCTCCCCTGCCCCACTGGAATGTCGAGCGCTTGAAACGCGCGGTCAAACGCTTCGTCGCCGAGGGCCTCGCAGATCCCGTGCTGCTGCAGCCCGCCGGCCGCAAGTTCAGCAGCGAAAGGCTCGTGACGCTGGTCGCTGGCGTCAAACGCGCCAATCCGGAGCTGACCCTGGCGCAAATCGGCGCGCAGCTCGAAGCGATGTATGAGCGCACGCCCCGCGGCGGAACCCGCTGGTCACCGTCCTCGGTCAAGAGCCTGCTCGACCGCGCCGAAACCCTCGGTCTGCTCGGCTCAGAGACGGTTTAA
- a CDS encoding recombinase family protein, with protein MTRVGYARVSTTDQDLDIQVARLKAAGCEIVRSETGSGASRTGRTELETIMQFLRAGDELVVLRLDRLGRSIRDVLNLAHELEEKGASLRVLEPEVTTAGSMGRMVITILGMVADMELKFIKDRQRAGIEAARAEGVYKGRKKNVDDDEIRRRIAAGASKASVARELKVSRMTVYRALGVLPPRAEQPEKPPSATISLNLTIENFNKHGRGRKPARERIEAMLERHYQMQKTGNCDYTLIVAYDCEPDGVSLDDEIKNLQAEMFNIAESYRCSIETDIYEVGGQERSW; from the coding sequence ATGACCCGCGTCGGATATGCCCGCGTCAGCACAACGGACCAGGATCTCGACATCCAGGTCGCCCGATTGAAGGCAGCGGGCTGTGAAATTGTTCGTTCGGAAACAGGATCGGGCGCATCGCGGACCGGACGCACGGAGCTGGAGACGATCATGCAGTTCTTGCGCGCCGGCGACGAGCTTGTCGTCTTGCGTCTCGATCGGCTTGGCCGCTCCATACGCGATGTTCTGAACCTGGCACATGAACTCGAAGAAAAGGGAGCCTCGTTGCGGGTGCTTGAACCGGAAGTCACAACGGCCGGAAGCATGGGGCGGATGGTGATCACCATCCTCGGCATGGTTGCCGACATGGAGCTGAAGTTCATCAAGGATCGTCAGCGCGCCGGGATCGAGGCGGCACGAGCCGAAGGCGTCTATAAGGGCCGGAAGAAAAACGTTGACGACGACGAAATCCGACGCCGAATTGCCGCCGGCGCCAGCAAGGCGAGTGTCGCCCGCGAGCTGAAGGTCTCAAGAATGACGGTCTATCGGGCGCTCGGCGTCCTTCCGCCAAGGGCCGAGCAGCCGGAAAAGCCGCCCTCTGCCACCATCTCCCTGAATCTGACCATCGAGAATTTCAACAAGCATGGCCGTGGCAGAAAGCCCGCTCGCGAGCGCATTGAGGCGATGCTGGAGCGTCATTACCAGATGCAAAAGACCGGCAACTGCGACTACACACTGATTGTCGCCTATGACTGCGAGCCCGATGGCGTCAGCCTCGATGATGAAATCAAAAATCTCCAGGCTGAGATGTTCAACATCGCCGAGAGCTATAGGTGCTCCATCGAAACGGACATTTACGAGGTCGGAGGTCAAGAACGATCCTGGTAG